GTAACTATATCTCAACTAAAAACAAGCGTACAAACACTGAGCGTGTTGAATTCAAAAAGTACTGCCCAAGAGACAAAAAGCATACGTTACACCGTGAAACTAAGTAAGCAGTAGGAAATGCATTTCCTGCTGTTTTTTTATTGTTACAGAAAGTTTAAGTTCAATAAAGTGTTAAAGTATTCTCTTTACAGTTTTTTAGGTGTCTAGCTCCAAGCGCCATCAGCTCGGGTCGCTTCGGCCCTGCTGTGGCGACGGAAGCCTCCTCTCAGGTCCTCCAGCGCCCTTCGCCTAAGGACTTGCGCTTTCCTTATTTTGAAACCTGTTTTGTTTAGAATATTACTTTTGAAAGCATTGTAATGCATGGAGACCTGTCGAGTCTCTGCTCCTAGCGGCTAGTGAACAAGTCTTTCCCTCCCCTACGATAATTCGATATCTGCTCGTATTCCTCTCAGCAGCTCCTTTATCTCAGTGCAGGAGATACTCCCGTACGTACGCCTCTGGATAGTCGCCCCCACTTTTCTAACACCGTGAAGGGGTCGTTAGAATGTCGCTTGTTTTAGTCGTCCTTGGCCTGTGTTACGATAGTATAGGGGGGATTTTTGATGAATAAAGCTGAACAAAGAGCGGAGATGAAGAACCGATTAAACGAAATAACCTCAAATACATACAAACAATGGTCGAGAAAGATTTTTGAAAACCTCGTTACTAGTGATGTGTGGAAAAACGCATGTGTGATTGCTATTACCATTGCAAGAGGACGGGAAGTCAATACTCGGCCAATCATTGAGCATGCTTGGAAGCACGGGAAGAGAGTTGTTGTACCTAAATGTCACCCTAAACAAAGGGAGATGGAGTTTCGTTTTATTGAATCGTTTCACGATTTAGAGGTTGTTTATTACGGAATTGAAGAGCCAATTGTTGATAAGACAACATATTGCCCGAAAACTGATATCGATTTAATGGTCGTACCTGGAATTGCTTTTCATTCAAGCGGGTACCGAATTGGATATGGTGGTGGATATTATGACCGGTACCTTCAAGACTTTTCGGAAAAGAAAATATCACTTGCATTTCATATTCAAATGATACCTCATATGACTTGGGAAGAGCATGATATACCAGTGGAAGCCATCGTGACAGATAAAGGTTGGATACATTGTGGAAATTAATGAATTAATAATTTGTACAAACATCATTGTTTTTTCTTTTTTTGCCGTTCGAATGAATTTACTAACTGCAATGGGAGCATTGACAGCTTCTATTATTGGGTTACTCATCTTTTTTTCGTTCGGGATAAGCGGCATTGGTTTATTGGGTATATTTTTCATCACATCTAGTTTGCTAAGCTTAGTGAAAAATGATCGAAAGAGAAAAGCGGAAGATGTAGCAGCAAAAAATCATAAAAGAGACGTGGTTCAAGTACTAGCTAATGGTGGAGTACCAATGCTAGTAGCTTTGCTACCGCTTTTGAATATAAGTGTAGATAAATCTATACTTCTATTGGCTATTTCTCTCGCGAGTGCAAATGCTGATACGTGGGCTTCTGAAATTGGGACCTTAAGTAAGCGGAAGCCTCGCTTACTATTGAATTTTCGACAAGTAGAGACAGGAAAGTCGGGTGCAGTATCGCTTTTAGGGACACTTGGAGCAATTGGTGGGTCGTTTCTCATTGGAATCTCAACGTTTATTTTCTTTTCTGTTTCTTTTTACGAAGTTATCTTCATTACGATTGTTGGGTTTATTGGTCATGTAGTTGACAGTTTCCTTGGAGCGACCATACAACTAACATACCAGTGTCCAATTTGTCATAAGGAGACAGAAAAAGAGGAGCACTGTGGTCAACAAACGGTTTATAAAAAAGGAGTACGTCTTTTTACAAACGATATGGTTAATATTTTCTCCATCGTATTTGTCACAGTACTATCTTATTTCCTTTTGTAAAATCATAGGATAAATTCATCTCTTTTACAAAAGATAGTGGTAGGAGGGATGAAGATGAAACGAATATTATTACTAATTATTGGTGTGTTAATGGTTGTGCAATACCGCTATCGAATATTGAATGCCTTATTGGGAAGAAAAATGATCCGTCAGTTTTTTATTAGTATAGCGATCAAACTCCCGTTTTTGAAGGATCGATTTATGTCCAATGCATTCCGCTTTCAAACATAGGCTACTCAAAACGAGTTAGCCTATTTTTTATCGGAAGCAGTATATTTCATTAATGATTGGACAAATCACTTTCGTTTTCATTCATTGTTTACCTTGATATAATAGTAAAAAACGTTTCGGAGAGATGAATTCATGATAGTTCAACAAGATTATTTGTTTTGGAAATTGATTGAGAAACTAATTGAGCAAGCTTCTTACCGGCTAATCCATTTATCGGAAGATCACCGAGAAGTGTGGTTACAACCAGACCATATAAAAGATGCGCAATTAATTCGAATTAAACGTTTTGATATCGATTGGAGTAATTGGTTAGGAAGGGATATTGAGGAAGTGCTTTCAACGTTTGAAACGGTCCGAAAACAGACATTTAAGAGAAGTTTAAACGTAACAAATATTTACGTATCTTCCTTTAAGCCAGTAGACGAGTGGGAGTTTCACATTAAAAAAGAAAAGCATCTAGGAAAAACAACACTGAAGTCGATGTTAATTACGAGGGATGAACTAGCGCAAACCCTCCGTCAAACGGAAGAATATACGGGAATCCCACTGGATGAATTGAATGGGATTGTAGAGGATGAAACATTAGATTACGAAATGTTACATGCGTTGAAAGAAAAGGTTATAACAAGTGTTCGTAAAAACATAAAACAAGAGCAAGAAATTTTTGAACAAGGAAACCCTTTCTTTACGAAAATATTTTTAACCATACAAATTCTTCTTTACGTCGTGTTAGAACTATTCGGTGGTAGCACGAACACGAGTACACTCATTACTTTTGGTGCTAAAGTAAATGAGCTCATTTATCAAGGCGAGTGGTGGCGTTTTGTTACCCCGATTTTTTTACATATTGGATTTCTCCACTTAGTAATGAATTCATTAGCTCTTTACTACATAGGGATGGCTGTTGAAAAGATGTACGGATCTGTGCGCTTTTTATTTATTTATATGTTTGCGGGTGTAACTGGGACTATGATGAGTTTCATATTTAGTCCATCGATTTCTGCTGGTGCGTCGGGCGCTATTTTCGGCCTGTTTGGTGCATTGTTATTATTAGGGCTGTTGAAGCCAAATTTATTTTTTCGTACGATCGGCCCAAATATTCTTATTGTTTTAGCCATTAACTTGAGCTTTGGTTTCGTTGTTCCGAATGTCGATAATGCGGGACATATTGGTGGGTTAATTGGTGGGTTCTTGGCAGCATTAGCCGTGCAGCTTCCGAAAATCTATAAAAGAAATTTACGATTGATTGGCTTTGTTTCTATTTTCGCATTCGTAATTGGACTCATTTATTATGGTTTCGAGGTGTTACCAAAAACAAATCCAGCAGCAGCAATTGCTGTAAGCCAAAACTTAATAGAAGAAGAAAAATTCGAAGAAGCAAAAAATTTGCTATTGGAAATGGTACAGTCAGAAAAAGCAACGCCTGAAATTTCCTTCTTCCTTTCATATACCCAAATTGAATTAGGAGAAGCGGAGAATGCCATTCGCCATTTACAAGATACGGTGGAAAAAGAACCGGATTACCACCCGGCCTATTATTTATTAAGTTTTGCATACGAACAAGTTGGAAATCGACAACAAGCGATTGAATCCATTGAGAGGGCGCTGGAACTTGACCCATCTAATGCTGAATATGAACGTATATATTCTAATCTTCGCTCATCGTAATTCGTTGATATAATTGGTATGGATACCCGTTCTTACCTTCAATTAAAACACGTAAATGTGATCGATCTTTAGCGATTAAAATAAGAGGAACACTACTACCAAGCGGATCTTCAACTGATCCGTCTTTTCTTTTTAATCCGAGAAAAAATTCTTTATATAAACCTTCCCACAACGTGCCGATAATCGTTTGGGTTTGTTTTTCGGTGAAGCCTGGAAAAGGTTTTGAATTGTAGGAAGGTAAATCTGTCAATGGGATTTGTTCATACATGGATGGATCTATTTTGAAATGGTCGAAAAGTCGATCCCATTTATATTGTAGTTGTTGAGATTGGATATGGTCGAGAATATCTTTCCATTCCTTTTCTTCATCTGTAGAGGGAACACGAAATGACGAAAGTTTACTAAAAGACGAATCAATTACATAAAGGTAATCTTGACTCATCTGTTGAACACTTTCTATCGCGTCATCATTTACGTGCACTTCTCCGTAATGAAAGGAAACAGCTTCGTAAAGATTACTATCCTCTCCGGTGACCTTTTCATATTGGGCAAGCATTTGACTTTGATCTTCCCATTCCGCCAGCTTTGCCGTTAATTTCCCATCTACAAATAACAAGGAGAGATCTTGCCTCAAATATATTTCTTCATTTGTTTTAGAATGAACGTCCCATTCAAGTACGTGTTTATCTGAACTTTTTTTCCCAATTAATGAAAGGGTCGTAATGGCTTCTGTGAACTCAATTTCCTCGCTTAAAGGAAAAAAGATAATACTTTCTTTCACTGCTAATGTTTTGGAAAAATAATAGCTTATTCCAATTAGAATTGAGACTGAAACGACGAATCCCCAAAATTTCTTCATTTTATCACTCCATACTTGGACGAGTTTGTTAACAAATATGCGAATCCATCGTCAATTATGTCATGTAACGTATGGATTAAGTGTAATTCGTCAATGATGGCTAAAAATAGATAAAATGGGAAATGGGGTTTTTAGCGTTGAGTCAAGAAAAAGTCCGTAAAAAAGTGTCTCCCATTCTGAAAGACAACCAACCATTCCTGCAAGATAAATTAGGAATTGGAAAAAGTTTTGATATCATTGAATTGAATGTCAACTATGCTGAAAAAGATATGGCATTCTATATGATCGATGGTTTTGTGAAGGATGATTTACTCCATTATTTGATGGAGTTTTTAGCAAAATTATCGAGGGATACACTTGAAGAAGACACGCTTGAAAAACTATTAAAGCGTTATATTCCTTACGTTGAAATTGATAAAACGAATGACCTAGAGAAAGTAATTGACTATGTTCTTGCTGGACCAACCGTCTTATTTGTGGATGGTTTAGAGTATGCAATTGTTATTGATGCACGAACCTATCCTGCAAGAGGACCAGAAGAGCCTGATATGGAGCGAGTCGTAAGAGGATCACGTGATGGTTTTGTTGAAACGATTGTATTTAATACTGCATTGACACGAAGAAGAGTAAGGGATCCTTCATTACGAATGGAATACATGCAAGTAGGGAGAAGATCGAAAACCGATATTGTGATTAGCTATCTTGAAGATATCGCAGACCCGAAACATGTAGAAGAAGTGAAAGAAACGATCGCTAAAATTGATACAGATGGGCTACCGATGGCTGAAAAAACAGTGGAGGAATTTATTTCGGGTAGACATTGGAATCCATATCCAACCGTACGTTATACAGAGAGACCAGATACAGCAGCGGTGCACCTTTTTGAAGGACATGTCATTATATTCGTTGACGGATCTCCAAGTGCTTTAATTACACCTACAACATTTTGGCATCACCTTCAACATATGGAGGAATATCGAAACAAACCGCTGGCAGGAGCATATTTGCGTCTTGTTCGATTTCTAGGTGTATTTGCATCTATTTTTCTATTACCACTATGGTTTTTACTAGCTGAAAATGATCAATTTATTCCGGTAGGGTTATCCTTTATCGGATTGAATGAAGACCAGACGAATATTCCGTTAATTGTTCAGTTTTTAATTGTTGAGTTAGGGATTGATTTATTGAGAATGGCAGCAATACACACACCATCGTCTCTTGCAACTGCTCTAGGGTTGATTGCAGCCTTGATGATTGGGCAAGTTGCTGTTGAAGTTGGTCTTTTGTCCAACGAAGTCATCTTATACTTATCAATCGCTGCTATTGGGACGTTTGCAACACCTAGCTATGAATTGGGGCTAGCTAATCGAATGACGAGGCTCTTTTTACTTGTAATGGCTGCTTTTTTTGGGGGAGTCGGATATATTGTAGGCATAACCTTTTGGATTATAATGCTTGCGAGGATGAAATCTTTCCAGGTACCCTATTTATGGCCATTTGTGCCGTTTCATTCAAAATCATTGCGGGATATATTCATCCGCTCACCCATTCCATTGAAAAATCGCCGTCCGTCTTTCTTGCATCCAAAAGACCCAGACAGGTAAGTTTTTACTTCAGAAGGAGGGAAACCTACTTCTGAAGTTTTTTTGTTGTTACAAAAGTTTAAGTTCAATAAAGGGTTAAAGTATTCTCTTTACCGTTTTTTTTGTGTCTAGCTCCAAGCGCCTTCAGCTCGGGCGCTTCGACCCTGCTGTGGCGACGGAAGCCTCCTCACAGGTCCTCCAGCGCCCTTCGCCTAATGACTTGCGCTTTGCGCTTTTTCTGTGAAAATAAAAATTACCTATGAGCTGAATGAGCGATCATGATAGGTAGATGGTAGAAAGAAAAAAACCGGGCAGAATAAATTTTCATGTCCGGGGTGTGAGTGTAAAATCATGTATGTTTCTTAAAAGCTCTTTTTTCTAAATGTTTGTTGGTTTTAGTATGAAGCCTTTGTAATGGCTCGACTTCATCAGCCAGCGTAGTGTTTAGTATTTATTTTGAAAAGGTTGTAAAAGCACAATGTATACAAAAACAACCTTTATGAAGAAATCTTCTCAATCGTCTGTGTACGGTATGCCATCAAGACTTAAACATTGATCGAAGCTCGTGTTTCGTTATCGGAAGGACTTGGTATGCATGTTTACTTGTACATCACGGATTTTTTCTGGATTCTAATGCCATTCCCATCGCGATGGAACTTGACTGGGTTATGGGATTCTTTATACTTGATAATAGATGATTAAGTGAGGAAAGTGTGGCCAATAATGAAAACGGTTTATGATGTGCAGCAATTATTAAAAAAATTTGGAACAATCATTTACATAGGTGATCGACTTGCAGATTTAGAGTTAATGGAAGAAGAGTTAAAGCAATTATATCAATCGCAATTAGTCGATCCAAAAGATTTTCAAATGGCATTATTGATTTTAAGACAGGAAATTCAAATAGAAAAAGATAAATTAAATCGTCTCTAATGAATTTCACATAATTAGAAAATGTAAAGGGTAGGGTGAGGAGTATGTCCAATAAAATATTAGTAGGCGTTGATTTAGGGGGAACGACAATTAAGTTAGCCTTCATCTCAATGCAAGGTGATATCATTGAAAAATGGGAGATCCCAACGAACAAAAAAGATAACACCATTGTAGTAGATATTGCGCAAACGATTTCACAAAAGGCTGAAGAGATTGGAATATCCTTTAGTCAATTAGGTGGCATTGGAATGGGAGCTCCAGGGCCTGTCGAACTAGAAACAGGACTCGTATATAGTGCCGTTAACTTAGGGTGGGAAAATTACCCACTGAAGGAAGAACTCGAAAAAGTGACTGGACTCCGTGCAATCATTGATAATGATGCGAACATCGCTGCTTTAGGTGAAATGTGGAAAGGTGCAGGGAATGAAGCGAGAGATTTAATATGTGTTACACTCGGAACAGGAGTAGGTGGAGGAATTATTGCAAATGGTGAAATCATCCATGGCACCCTTGGAGCAGGGGGAGAAATTGGCCATATCACTTCTATTCCTGATGGGGGAGCACCTTGTAACTGCGGAAAGACAGGTTGCCTAGAAACAATTGCCTCAGCAACAGGAATTGTTCGAATTGCAGTAGAATACATACAACAAAGTGAGGTAGATACACCTCTAACAGAAAAATATAAAGAGTCAGGTGTCATCTCGGCAAAAGATGTTTTTGACTTTGCTCGAGAAGGAGACGAAATTGGGCAAAAAGTAATTGATACGATGGCATTTCATCTCGGTCTTGCAATTGCGAATCTGGCAAATGGAACAAATCCAGAAAAAATTGTCATCGGTGGGGGAGTATCAAAAGGCGCTGACGTATTTTTGCATAAGGTAAAAGAATTTTTTGTAAAATTTGCATTTCCAACAGTTGCAAAGGGTGCCGAAATAAAAGTTGCTACACTTGGAAATGATGCAGGTGTGATAGGTGGAGCTTGGTTAGTGAAAACGAAATTATTAGAAATTTAATGTCGGCTGATTGGGTTTACTTAAAATGAAAGTAGATGTGGAGGAAACGTACGTTTCTCTTCATCTACTTTTTTCGTTGTTACAGAAAGTTTAAGTTCAATAAAGTGTTAAAGTATTCTCTTTACCGTTTTTTTTGGGTGTCTAGCTCCAAGCGCCATCAGGCACTGCTGTGGCGACGGAAGCCTCCTCGCAGGTCCTCCAGAGCCCTTCACCTAAGGACATGCGCTTTGCGCTTTTTTTATGAAAGAAGGATTGTTGCTTTAGCGTGAATAGAACGCAGCGTGCATGGAAACTTTTCCTCTTTGGAATGGAGCGATTTGACTCCTAAGGGATATAGAAGAAATGTTGGGGCGTATTCCAAGGAAAATCGACTTTCTCTCCTAATGAGCAAGTATCTCCAAGTGAGTAATGTTAAGTATCATTTTAAAAAAATCTGTAAGAGGAACAATGTATACAACTTTTCTAGTTAAATGATGCCAAATATTCATTAGTATCTTTTACACCGAAGAATTAAATTTTGAAGGGAAAATATACTCGATGAAGGGCAAAAGAATACATTCCCGTACGAAAAGATATAAAAAGGTGAAACTTTTTTATGTTTAACTCGTCTAAATAGTGGGTACGGTGAATAAGGTTAACATTACAATTCTAGCACCCTATTGTAAGAGCGGTATTAAAAATCATTGATTTTTTGTAAAAGAAGTATTAAGATATGTCTTAGTTGAATTTTTACTAACCTAAAAAATGGAAAAAGTTATGAAGATACGCGGTTCCTGGTAGAGGAGGTTTATTCATGCGTAAAAACACATTTTCAAAAATATCGTTTTTACTTTTGGCTACGGTTATCATGTGGGTAAAAACGTATATTGTCTACAAAACTAGCTTTGATATTAAGATAGAAAACTTTACACAAGAGTTTATTTTATTCATTAACCCACTGAGCTTCTTATTAATCATCTTTGGACTTGGATTGTTTATGAAGGAGAAGACAAGAATTCGATGGGTTATTGGAACAAGCGTGTTAATGACAATCATTTTGATTGCGAATATGATTTTTTATCGATTTTACAATGACTTCTTAACCATCCCAGTTTTATTCCAAGCAAGTAACATGGGTGACTTAGGAAGTAGTATTACTGAATTGATTCAACCTGTTGATTTATTAATGTTTATTGACATCGCGTTTTTAATTTGGATTTCACGAAAGCCGTTCTTTAGTAAAACAGCTATAATGACAAGAAAAGAAAAAACAGCTTATTTCTTAATGGCTGCTGCTGTATTCTTTTTTAACTTAGGCTTAGCAGAAGCGGAACGTCCACAGCTTTTAACACGTTCGTTTGACCGTGAAATGCTTGTGAAAAACATTGGTGCTTATAATTTCCATATCTATGATGCCTTGTTGCAATCAAAAACGTCCGCTCAACGCGCATTAGCAGATAGCAATAATTTAGTGGAAATAGAAAACTATTTAAATGCAAATTCGAAAGAGCCGAACGAAGCGTTACATGGTGTAGCTGAAGGACGAAATGTATTTATCATTTCATTAGAATCTTTTCAAAGTTTTGTTATAAATAACGAGTTAAATGGTCAAGAAATTACACCGTTCTTAAATGACTTTATAAATGAGAGTTACTATTTCGAGAACTTTTATCATCAGACAGGACAAGGAAAAACGTCTGATTCTGAGTTTTTACTGGAAAACTCGCTCTATCCACTTGGAAGAGGATCGGTATTCTTTACGAACGCCAACAATGAATATCATGCTACCCCAGAAATCTTAAAAGAATTCGGTTATTACACGGCGGTATTCCATGCCAATAACCGAACTTTCTGGAATCGTGACATTATGTACAACACGTTAGGGTATGATCGCTTCTTTGACATAACTGATTTTGAAGTGAACGAAGAGAATTCTGTCGGTTGGGGCTTAAAGGATGTTTCCTTCTTTGAGCAATCTGTGGAACTTTTAAAAGACGTACCCCAACCATTCTATACAAAATATATTACTTTAACGAATCACTTCCCGTTTGAATTAGAGGAAGAGGATAAGTTTATTGATGAGTTTGACTCTAATGATGGCGTTGTTAACCGCTATTTCCCAACCGTTCGCTATACGGATGAAGCAGTAAAAGTGTTTATTGAGAAGTTGAAAGAAGCAGGACTATATGAAAACTCCGTTATTATTATGTACGGTGACCATTATGGTATTTCTGAAAATCACAATACCGCGATGGCTCAATTTTTAGAAAAAGAAGAAATTACACCATATGATACTGTTCAACTTCAACGTGTTCCGTTTATCGTTCATATCCCAGGGATTACAGATCAAGATCCGAAAGTATTCTCTGAAGTCACTGGACAAATCGATCTTAAGCCAACGATTCTTAACCTTCTTGGCATCGATGCATCTGACGATATTGAGTTTGGTACGGATGTATTTTCTGAAGATCGCTTACCTTTCGTAGTGTTACGTGATGGAAGCTTTATTACAGATGAAATTCTTTATACACGAGGCGTTTGTTACGACGTTCAAACAGGTGAGCCGGCCGAAGATGCAAATGCTTGTGAACCATACATGGAAAAGGCTAAAAATGAGCTAGATTACAGTGATGAGATTATATATGGTGACTTGTTACGTTTCTTTGAAGCGGATGCGAAAGTAGATAGTGATCAGTTAACGCCATAAAAACGTGACGACCGTCCTTCTTGTTATGAAAGAAAATCTTCTTTCATAACGAGAAGGGCGTTTTTTTGTTGTTACAGAAAGTTTAAGTTCAATAAAGTGTTAAAGTATTCTCTTTACCGTTTTTTTGGTGTCTAGCTCCAAGCGCAATCGGCTCGGGTCGCTTCGGCCCTGCTGTGGCGACGGAAGCCTCCTCGCAGGTCCTAAAGCGCCCTTCGCCTAAGGACTTGAGCTTTGCGCTTTTTCTGTGAAAATAAACATTACCTATGAGCTGAATGATCGATCATGATAGGTAGATGGTAGAAAGGAAACCCCGGGGAGAATAAATTTTCATGTCCGGGGTGTGAGTGTAAAATCATGTATGTTTCTTATAGAGAATGGAATGCCTTACATGACATGAGACATCCACTGACCTGAAAATAATTGAAGTGTACCTAATTATTATAGGTATTATCCAATTATTCCTCATAACGTTTAATAAAAAATGTCTAACCCATCCCCTTTTTTTCATACATTTATTATGAGTGGAGAAAAGGGGTGTTTGGATGGAAATCTATTTAACAGAAAATTGCTCAATCAACACATTGGCCAATCATTTTCAACTTCCAGTAGAGCTTATTTTACAGTCGAATCCATTAGTGAACTCTTTAAATCTTGAAGAAGGTTCCACGCTTCATATTCCAGGTTGGAGGATCGATGGAACGGATTCATTTGAATCAATTAGGTTTGATTATCCTTATGATTTAAAAAAGGCTAAGTTGATGGAAACGCCTTTGATTCATCCGAAAGTGGAGTATGATTTTGATGCATTACAAAGAGATCTTCAATTATTAGAAGGGAACTTCCCGTTTATTCGAAAAAAAGAAATTGGAAAAAGTGTTTTAGGTTTACCAATCTATGAATTAATCATCGGAAATGGCCCGAAAAAAGTTCATATGAATGGTGCTTTTCATGCCAATGAGTGGATTACAACGGCAGTAATGATGAACTGGCTTGAAGACTATTTAATGATGATTGTGAAAGGCGATGTTTTTAATGGAAGGGAAGTAAGGAAGTTGTATGAGGAAGTAACACTTTCCTTTGTACCAATGGTCAATCCTGATGGTGTAAATCTTGTATTATGTCCAAGTCGCATTCCGGAAGATGTCCTTCAATCTGTAATTGTACTAAATGATGACAAAGAAGATTTTTCGCAGTGGAAGGCAAATATAAGAGGGGTAGATTTAAATAATCAATATCCAGCTTTTTGGGAAATCGAAAAAGAGAGAAAAATACCAAAATCCCCTGCTCCCCGCGATTTTCCGGGAAATGCCCCTTTAACTGAACCTGAAGCGATGGCGATGGCAATATTGGTTGAAGAGTCCAATTTTGACTGTGTAGCAGCATTTCATACACAAGGGGAAGAAATCTATTGGGGATATTTAAATTATGAACCAAAGCGTGCTGCTAAGATGGTTAATGAATTTAAACGGCTAAGTGGCTACAAGCCAGTGCGCAACATTGATAGTCATGCAGGATTTAGGGACTGGTTCGTTTACAAAAATCGTAAGCCTGGATTTACAGTTGAACTTGGAAGGGGAGTAAATCCGCTACCTCTATCACAGTACGATGAAATTTATGAGAAAAGTCACGGGATTTTTTGGTCCTTATTATATATGTAAGGAAGAAATTGAAACGTTTATATGGTAAGATACGTATATAAACATACAGAAATTGCAAGGTGAGGTTAAGTTGGTGAGAAAGGTATCTGTACTTCTTGTTATCTTTGCTTTTACACTTATTGCATGTGAATCTCATCAACTTCAAGAAGAAAAAAACGATCGGCACCAAGAAGAACAAGTAAAAAGAGAGATTCAAACAGCAGAAGTCGAAGCTAATTTTTTTCAACAAGTCGTTAGTTGGTTTGAAGATGACTCTATTCTCTACATAAACAATACGTCAGATGGAGCAGAGCTCGTTCAATTTAATTTGTACGATGGAACCTCAACCATTTTCTTTCAAACAAATTACCCAATTGTTCAAGTAATTCCCAATCAAAACTTTGAACTTTTTTACATTCAAACGAGTCCATCAAGTTATGAAGCAACGATGTACATTGTTGATAAGGAAGGAGAAACCCTTTTTGAAAAATCCTTTAGCTCTTATGATGTTTTTTTACGATGGAGTCCGTATTCTGAAAGCCAATTCATATTAACGAAATTCTATGAAGACTGGACTTTTGATACCGTCTTGTTTGACATTGTTAAAGGAATGGAAATAGAAAATGTGGTAAATGTCCCATTTATGGAATGGGCGGCGCTACATAAGGTGTCTTATATTGATTGGAATAGTGATGAACCTGAATTAAGTGCTCCATTATATGTGAAGGACATACAGACGAAAGAGACGAAAAAGATTGCTGATAATGTCATAGGGCATGCGTATACACCAAATCATTTCGTTCTATTACAGGAGTATCAAGATAAGAGTGCTTCAGGTCGTCTTTCCATTTGGGACATTACTGCCGAAAAGGTAGTGAGGGAATTTGAAGTACCCCTCATTGCTCAATATTCACAATGGCTTTTCCCGTATTACGAAATTTCGTCAGAATCAGAAGAGTTTTATACTTTTGTTCCGGCTGATATAATGAATGAGAACCCCTCTTTTCATTTGAAGCGATATGATTTAAATACAGGTGAGGAGACAACCATCTTAACGAATGTTTTGAACGAACCGATTCTGTTATCTCCTAACGGTGAATATATTCTTTACGGTTATCGTTTCGAAAAAGTTGTCGACCTAAATGAAAAGAGTGTCATACCAATAATTGAAGAAAGGTGAAGACCATGGCAATCGTTGACATTACCATTATTCCTCTTGGAACAGATACG
The Bacillus kexueae DNA segment above includes these coding regions:
- a CDS encoding LTA synthase family protein → MRKNTFSKISFLLLATVIMWVKTYIVYKTSFDIKIENFTQEFILFINPLSFLLIIFGLGLFMKEKTRIRWVIGTSVLMTIILIANMIFYRFYNDFLTIPVLFQASNMGDLGSSITELIQPVDLLMFIDIAFLIWISRKPFFSKTAIMTRKEKTAYFLMAAAVFFFNLGLAEAERPQLLTRSFDREMLVKNIGAYNFHIYDALLQSKTSAQRALADSNNLVEIENYLNANSKEPNEALHGVAEGRNVFIISLESFQSFVINNELNGQEITPFLNDFINESYYFENFYHQTGQGKTSDSEFLLENSLYPLGRGSVFFTNANNEYHATPEILKEFGYYTAVFHANNRTFWNRDIMYNTLGYDRFFDITDFEVNEENSVGWGLKDVSFFEQSVELLKDVPQPFYTKYITLTNHFPFELEEEDKFIDEFDSNDGVVNRYFPTVRYTDEAVKVFIEKLKEAGLYENSVIIMYGDHYGISENHNTAMAQFLEKEEITPYDTVQLQRVPFIVHIPGITDQDPKVFSEVTGQIDLKPTILNLLGIDASDDIEFGTDVFSEDRLPFVVLRDGSFITDEILYTRGVCYDVQTGEPAEDANACEPYMEKAKNELDYSDEIIYGDLLRFFEADAKVDSDQLTP
- a CDS encoding M14 family metallopeptidase, translated to MEIYLTENCSINTLANHFQLPVELILQSNPLVNSLNLEEGSTLHIPGWRIDGTDSFESIRFDYPYDLKKAKLMETPLIHPKVEYDFDALQRDLQLLEGNFPFIRKKEIGKSVLGLPIYELIIGNGPKKVHMNGAFHANEWITTAVMMNWLEDYLMMIVKGDVFNGREVRKLYEEVTLSFVPMVNPDGVNLVLCPSRIPEDVLQSVIVLNDDKEDFSQWKANIRGVDLNNQYPAFWEIEKERKIPKSPAPRDFPGNAPLTEPEAMAMAILVEESNFDCVAAFHTQGEEIYWGYLNYEPKRAAKMVNEFKRLSGYKPVRNIDSHAGFRDWFVYKNRKPGFTVELGRGVNPLPLSQYDEIYEKSHGIFWSLLYM